The stretch of DNA TTCCAGGAAAGCAGCTTTAGTTCTGGTATCATCGGTTCTCCGTTTGCGGGCAAGACATATTATAGATACTATTCAACAGTTACGTGGCTGAGTTCATACTTACCAGGTTTTTTAAAACCGGAATGTTGGTTTCTGTCAGTAATATTTCACAATCGGTTATGGAGTTTTCATCTTCCTGGCGGGTTATCCACCGGAATCTCAAAGGCCAGCGTATCTCTTTATCCCAGAAAACAAGATTGGTGTTTATTCCTTTGGAATACTCCTGGACAATACATTTACGGACTTCATCGCCGATACGTACTACGCCCTCGTATTCAGCCGTTCGTGTAATTTGTTTGGAACTGATAACCAGTTCGCCTATAGGAAACCATACATCATCATTTTCTTCGGAGCGCTCAGTCGGTTTCCCTAAAAAATTCCCCTTGATAATATCGGTCTTTAAAG from Dehalococcoidales bacterium encodes:
- a CDS encoding zinc ribbon domain-containing protein; amino-acid sequence: MTDLKKCPYCAEEIRSEAIKCRFCGERLDTVTPAISIEPEDFKKLPWLFVGAYALYSGANSRLGAVKCRIDVTAIDQENNKWKAALKTDIIKGNFLGKPTERSEENDDVWFPIGELVISSKQITRTAEYEGVVRIGDEVRKCIVQEYSKGINTNLVFWDKEIRWPLRFRWITRQEDENSITDCEILLTETNIPVLKNLVSMNSAT